The following proteins come from a genomic window of Ochotona princeps isolate mOchPri1 chromosome 14, mOchPri1.hap1, whole genome shotgun sequence:
- the LOC131481854 gene encoding solute carrier family 52, riboflavin transporter, member 3-like, whose product MTMLTHLLVCIFGMGSWVAINGLWMELPLLVTELPESWNLPSYLTVVIQLANIGPLLVSLLHCFLPRCLSEVPVIFTVLGVWVGTLACLLIAFLWNMTSWLQGGQYSVAFVILTFFLTLVDCTSSVTFLPFMSLLPSYYLTTFFMGEGLSSLLPSLIALAQGSVLTVCVNVTDTLVTAEDSSITQAQEHFL is encoded by the exons ATGACCATGCtcacacacctgctggtttgcatctTCGGCATGGGCTCCTGGGTAGCCATCAACGGTCTGTGGATGGAGCTGCCCCTGCTGGTGACAGAGCTGCCTGAAAGCTGGAACCTGCCCTCCTACCTCACTGTGGTCATCCAGCTGGCCAACATCGGGCCACTGCTGGTCAGCCTACTGCATTGCTTCCTGCCTCGCTGCCTCTCGGAGGTTCCTGTGATCTTCACCGTGCTGGGGgtgt ggGTGGGCACCCTGGCCTGTCTGCTCATCGCCTTCCTCTGGAACATGACCTCCTGGCTGCAGGGCGGCCAGTACAGTGTCGCCTTTGTTATCCTCACCTTCTTCCTGACCCTGGTGGACTGCACCTCCTCTGTAACCTTCCTGCCCTTCATGAGCCTCCTACCCTCCTACTATCTCACCACCTTCTTCATGGGCGAAGGGCTCAGCAGCCTCCTGCCTTCCCTGATTGCTCTGGCCCAGGGCTCAGTGCTCACTGTCTGCGTCAATGTCACAGACACGCTGGTCACTGCCGAGGACAGCAGCATCACACAG GCGCAGGAGCATTTCCTTTAG